A region of the Gemmatimonadaceae bacterium genome:
ACCTCGAAAGGCGCTGGGGTCGCAGTAAGGTCACGTGTTGCTGCGCGCTCCGGATGCCGCCTGCGGTGAAAGCGCCGCTGGCGCGGATGCACGGCATGTCCGCCGAGGAGACAACACGCGTCTCTACGGGGCTCAACGGCGCTGACAGCGGCGCTTAACGACGCCGGGCGTTTCCAAGTCAAATGCCATCAAGGCCCGGGTGGATGGCTCGGGAACGGTCAGAATCTGGAGCACGATGTCGTTGTAGTCCTGATCGCCCGTCGGAACGTCGCCAAAGGCGGCCCAAAGCAGCCGTTGTCTTTGTCGGCACCAGCCGCCCGCTCACTGAACAGGGCGTAGTGGGGAACCGTGACGGAACTGCTGTAGCTCCACGGGTTGCCGCTCGCCGCCGACCGCGCGCCCAGGTACCAATCGGTATTGAAGGTCACGTTGAACACGGTGGTGAGGGCATTCGGGTACGTCCCCACAGCGTAGAGTTTCTGCACCTGCAGTGGACCGCTGAGCGGACCGGAATACGCCCACCCCCGGTGGCCACCTCAAATTCCCCCAGCTGTGGCCGGGTCAAACTCCCCCACCTGACGTGCGCGGGACATGGCTGAGGCTACGGTCCTTCGTCTGCTTCGCAAGACGCGCGGCGGCTTCTTTGAGACGCCAGCTCTTGCCCTCGAATTTGAGCAGATGGCCGTGATGCAGCGGGCGGTCGAGGAGCGGCGTCACGACGACCGTATCGCCAGTAAGCGCGCCCAGTCTTCAAGCGGGCGATTGCAGGTGACCAGCGTCGACGCCCTTTCGTAGCGACACATCAGCACGTCGGCGAGTTCGTCGCCGGCCTGGGCCGGGAGTTTCGCAGGAAGAGATCATCGATCAGCAAGAGGTCGGCCGGCTTCAGTTGCGGGCGGTACTGGCGCAGATTTCCCCAGCTCGCGCGCTGCGGCGTGATCTTCGATGAGCTGATGCTTCGCGATACAGCACTTTGTAGCCCCGTTGCACGGCGAGTAACGCGAGCGCTTTGGCGCAGTGACTCTTGCCGGTGCCGGGTGGACCAATCAGGAGCAAGTCCTCTTTCGCGTCGACGAAATTGCAGCGTGCCGAGCGCGAGCATCGTCGCGTTTCGGCAGCCGCGTGTTGTACGTCAGTCAAAGTCCTTCAAGTCTTTGCGCTCGTGCAGACCGGAGAGCGTGAAGCGCCGTTCGAGCAGCCGCGAGCGTCGCCGATCAAGCTCGTCTTGCACGAGCCACGAAAACGCTTCGAGAAAATCCATCTCGTGCGCCGCGACCTGCAGCGCGCGCGCCTGCATCGTCGCACTCATGCCCGACAAGCGAAGCGCGCGCAGGGCTTGTTCAAGTTCGGTGATGGACATGGTCATACGGACACGCCCGCGTCGAGCGTCGACGCCTCGTCGGTCGCGTGTTGCTCCCAAAACGTTTGGTATTCGGTCAGCGCCCGGATACCTGGTCCCGCTGCGTGAGCGGTGGCGCGATGACTGCGCCGCCTGGGCTGCCTCGGCGCGTCGCACGAAGCGCCATCTTGATCGCGGCGTACGACACGCAGTCGGCCGCGAGCAAGCGCGCGCAACCGCTTCGATGTCGGCGCACGCATACGTGCGGCAGGCTCGCAGGCCATGGAGCGCCCGCTGTCCCGGTCGGCCGAGGCGCGCGAAGAGCACCTGCGCGAGCGCCGCCGTCTGTGGGCCGATCTGCGCGGCGCGCGCCAGATACGCGCCGTGTGCCGTGACGGATTGAAAGGCGATCCGATTCGGCCATCACGAAGGCCCCTTTGCCGGCGCGCCTTCTGATGGCGGCGTAGCACCGCCCGTGCGATCCAGAATCTCAATCGCATGCGCATACACGCGGACCGTGACCACGCTCGCGAGGGCCGCTTCGCAAGCCGCGTAGTACGCACCCTCGATCTGCACCAGGCCCGCATCATCGACCGTCCGCACACCCTGCATGAAGGCGCGAAAGCCCTCAAGCGGCAGCGGCAGCAAGTGCGGCTGTTCCTCCCGAAAGAGTTCCAGCACTTGGCGCTTCTTGCGCCCATGGATGCGCAAGGACGCCCAGCGCTCTTCCCACTGCGCGAGCCAGGCGTTCTGCGCCTCCAGCGATTCGAAGGTGCGCCCCTTCAAGGCCGTGCCCTGCGTGTGTTGAATCGCCGACTCGACGGTCCCTTTCCGATTGGGATCGCGCACACGACATGGATCGGCGACGACGCCGTAGTGCGCGAGCATCGCGCCATACACCGGATTGAGACCCGGCTCATACAGGTCGGGCTGCAGCACGCCTTCTTTCAGGTTGTCGAGCACCGTGTACCGGCAGCGCCGCCGAACGCCCGGAGGCCTCTTCCATGCAGCTGCGCCCAGACCAGCTGCGACGTCTTCCACACCACCTTCCAGCTCTTGCCCGAATACTTGAGCGTCATGACGAACAGGATCGGTCGCTGATATT
Encoded here:
- a CDS encoding ATP-binding protein, translating into MTDVQHAAAETRRCSRSARCNFVDAKEDLLLIGPPGTGKSHCAKALALLAVQRGYKVLYREASAHRRSRRSARAGEICASTARN